NNNNNNNNNNNNNNNNNNNNNNNNNNNNNNNNNNNNNNNNNNNNNNNNNNNNNNNNNNNNNNNNNNNNNNNNNNNNNNNNNNNNNNNNNNNNNNNNNNNNNNNNNNNNNNNNNNNNNNNNNNNNNNNNNNNNNNNNNNNNNNNNNNNNNNNNNNNNNNNNNNNNNNNNNNNNNNNNNNNNNNNNNNNNNNNNNNNNNNNNNNNNNNNNNNNNNNNNNNNNNNNNNNNNNNNNNNNNNNNNNNNNNNNNNNNNNNNNNNNNNNNNNNNNNNNNNNNNNNNNNNNNNNNNNNNNNNNNNNNNNNNNNNNNNNNNNNNNNNNNNNNNNNNNNNNNNNNNNNNNNNNNNNNNNNNNNNNNNNNNNNNNNNNNNNNNNNNNNNNNNNNNNNNNNNNNNNNNNNNNNNNNNNNNNNNNNNNNNNNNNNNNNNNNNNNNNNNNNNNNNNNNNNNNNNNNNNNNNNNNNNNNNNNNNNNNNNNNNNNNNNNNNNNNNNNNNNNNNNNNNNNNNNNNNNNNNNNNNNNNNNNNNNNNNNNNNNNNNNNNNNNNNNNNNNNNNNNNNNNNNNNNNNNNNNNNNNNNNNNNNNNNNNNNNNNNNNNNNNNNNNNNNNNNNNNNNNNNNNNNNNNNNNNNNNNNNNNNNNNNNNNNNNNNNNNNNNNNNNNNNNNNNNNNNNNNNNNNNNNNNNNNNNNNNNNNNNNNNNNNNNNNNNNNNNNNNNNNNNNNNNNNNNNNNNNNNNNNNNNNNNNNNNNNNNNNNNNNNNNNNNNNNNNNNNNNNNNNNNNNNNNNNNNNNNNNNNNNNNNNNNNNNNNNNNNNNNNNNNNNNNNNNNNNNNNNNNNNNNNNNNNNNNNNNNNNNNNNNNNNNNNNNNNNNNNNNNNNNNNNNNNNNNNNNNNNNNNNNNNNNNNNNNNNNNNNNNNNNNNNNNNNNNNNNNNNNNNNNNNNNNNNNNNNNNNNNNNNNNNNNNNNNNNNNNNNNNNNNNNNNNNNNNNNNNNNNNNNNNNNNNNNNNNNNNNNNNNNNNNNNNNNNNNNNNNNNNNNNNNNNNNNNNNNNNNNNNNNNNNNNNNNNNNNNNNNNNNNNNNNNNNNNNNNNNNNNNNNNNNNNNNNNNNNNNNNNNNNNNNNNNNNNNNNNNNNNNNNNNNNNNNNNNNNNNNNNNNNNNNNNNNNNNNNNNNNNNNNNNNNNNNNNNNNNNNNNNNNNNNNNNNNNNNNNNNNNNNNNNNNNNNNNNNNNNNNNNNNNNNNNNNNNNNNNNNNNNNNNNNNNNNNNNNNNNNNNNNNNNNNNNNNNNNNNNNNNNNNNNNNNNNNNNNNNNNNNNNNNNNNNNNNNNNNNNNNNNNNNNNNNNNNNNNNNNNNNNNNNNNNNNNNNNNNNNNNNNNNNNNNNNNNNNNNNNNNNNNNNNNNNNNNNNNNNNNNNNNNNNNNNNNNNNNNNNNNNNNNNNNNNNNNNNNNNNNNNNNNNNNNNNNNNNNNNNNNNNNNNNNNNNNNNNNNNNNNNNNNNNNNNNNNNNNNNNNNNNNNNNNNNNNNNNNNNNNNNNNNNNNNNNNNNNNNNNNNNNNNNNNNNNNNNNNNNNNNNNNNNNNNNNNNNNNNNNNNNNNNNNNNNNNNNNNNNNNNNNNNNNNNNNNNNNNNNNNNNNNNNNNNNNNNNNNNNNNNNNNNNNNNNNNNNNNNNNNNNNNNNNNNNNNNNNNNNNNNNNNNNNNNNNNNNNNNNNNNNNNNNNNNNNNNNNNNNNNNNNNNNNNNNNNNNNNNNNNNNNNNNNNNNNNNNNNNNNNNNNNNNNNNNNNNNNNNNNNNNNNNNNNNNNNNNNNNNNNNNNNNNNNNNNNNNNNNNNNNNNNNNNNNNNNNNNNNNNNNNNNNNNNNNNNNNNNNNNNNNNNNNNNNNNNNNNNNNNNNNNNNNNNNNNNNNNNNNNNNNNNNNNNNNNNNNNNNNNNNNNNNNNNNNNNNNNNNNNNNNNNNNNNNNNNNNNNNNNNNNNNNNNNNNNNNNNNNNNNNNNNNNNNNNNNNNNNNNNNNNNNNNNNNNNNNNNNNNNNNNNNNNNNNNNNNNNNNNNNNNNNNNNNNNNNNNNNNNNNNNNNNNNNNNNNNNNNNNNNNNNNNNNNNNNNNNNNNNNNNNNNNNNNNNNNNNNNNNNNNNNNNNNNNNNNNNNNNNNNNNNNNNNNNNNNNNNNNNNNNNNNNNNNNNNNNNNNNNNNNNNNNNNNNNNNNNNNNNNNNNNNNNNNNNNNNNNNNNNNNNNNNNNNNNNNNNNNNNNNNNNNNNNNNNNNNNNNNNNNNNNNNNNNNNNNNNNNNNNNNNNNNNNNNNNNNNNNNNNNNNNNNNNNNNNNNNNNNNNNNNNNNNNNNNNNNNNNNNNNNNNNNNNNNNNNNNNNNNNNNNNNNNNNNNNNNNNNNNNNNNNNNNNNNNNNNNNNNNNNNNNNNNNNNNNNNNNNNNNNNNNNNNNNNNNNNNNNNNNNNNNNNNNNNNNNNNNNNNNNNNNNNNNNNNNNNNNNNNNNNNNNNNNNNNNNNNNNNNNNNNNNNNNNNNNNNNNNNNNNNNNNNNNNNNNNNNNNNNNNNNNNNNNNNNNNNNNNNNNNNNNNNNNNNNNNNNNNNNNNNNNNNNNNNNNNNNNNNNNNNNNNNNNNNNNNNNNNNNNNNNNNNNNNNNNNNNNNNNNNNNNNNNNNNNNNNNNNNNNNNNNNNNNNNNNNNNNNNNNNNNNNNNNNNNNNNNNNNNNNNNNNNNNNNNNNNNNNNNNNNNNNNNNNNNNNNNNNNNNNNNNNNNNNNNNNNNNNNNNNNNNNNNNNNNNNNNNNNNNNNNNNNNNNNNNNNNNNNNNNNNNNNNNNNNNNNNNNNNNNNNNNNNNNNNNNNNNNNNNNNNNNNNNNNNNNNNNNNNNNNNNNNNNNNNNNNNNNNNNNNNNNNNNNNNNNNNNNNNNNNNNNNNNNNNNNNNNNNNNNNNNNNNNNNNNNNNNNNNNNNNNNNNNNNNNNNNNNNNNNNNNNNNNNNNNNNNNNNNNNNNNNNNNNNNNNNNNNNNNNNNNNNNNNNNNNNNNNNNNNNNNNNNCTCCGGGTTGTTCGCTTGGATTACTTAGTCACAAAGTTAGTGCGCGAATCAATTGGAGCTTAATTGCTATATTTGTTATTGTTTAATGCAGTGGGGAAACTACCAGCAAGTCAAGCAAATCCTGAAGTGGTGACTGCATTTAGGAATGAGGAGTGGGAAACGACGGGAAAACTTCTGCAGAATTACTTCAAAATTTGCAGCACTTCcaaggttttctttctttttaattaccTGATTTGTAGAATTCCTGTGGATATTAACCATTTGATGTTATTGGATCAATCTTGTTAAGCATTCTTTGGCATGTTTACTGTTCATGCAAATCGCTATAATCTCTTTCAAATTCTTTATTTGTAAACCAGTTTGTGCCTTTTTTTGTTAAACTAAAATCAACAAGAGGAAACCCAAAAATTCTAATGCCGACATTGTTTGGAGCAAAATTGTAGGTTTTGTGGTGAGCATATGATTTTGGTTGCAACTTCAaacttcttttccttttccaaaatAAGTGGATGTTTCTTTAAGAATATCACCTTAAAATTCATTAATATTGGCGGCTTACTCTGATTATTAGATGTCTGCTATTAGACCATGTTTCAAACAGTAAACTCCATGCGTAGATAACTGACACAAGGCAATTACATGTTACTTCTGGCATCTCTGTAGGGCATAATGTTTACCTCATCTTCTTCAGTCTCACAGACCTGGCTTGGCCTACTTGGTTATACTTGCTAGAAATTGCTTTTTCAGGTTAAGGCAAGCACTGTTACCAGTGAAGCTGACCAAGTTCAATTGGAGATTGTGAATCTTGTAAGCAGACATGACATTAAGAAGCTAGTCATTGGAGCTATTCCAGAGTACGTCACTTGTTCCCTCAACATCCCCCCTCCCCTTTTAAACTTACACTTGTTGATGTAGAGACAATACTTTCAGCTGCCGTGCATGCATGTTTATGACCATAAGTAGGAAGAAGCTTGGTTTTTGCTTCAATATTTTATTGAGAATTTGTTAAGGTTTAGAATATGTTATTTGCacaattgataatatcattgGCATCATTTGTATAATTCTTCTATATAGAATTCTAAAAGTTGTATCCTTCAGTTGTTCGAAGTTGAAGAAATGCTCCAGTAAAGCAAGTTATGCAGCCAAAATGGCTCCTCCCTTCTGCAAGATATGGTTCGTCAACAAAGGGAAATTGGTCTGGACGAGACAAGATTCTCAAAGCTCAAGTTCTTTTGCATTAACCAGTCAACAAGAACTTGCAGCAGCATCGAACTTAAGATCTCAATCTGCACCCTCTTCTAAGAGCAATGATAATTATCACCCAGAATGTATTCGATCTAGATCTGCTCAATATCCAGCTTGTTCAGGAACAAGAAATTGTTTTCAGAAGGAAGGAGCTAAGGTGGAACCATCTTCTCTTACTCTGCCAACTAGATGCTATCCAAGCACTTTTCAATTCTTCAGTCCTGCAACTTTGAGCTCTAGCTCAGGATATGCTTCATCTGCTGTATCAAGAGTGTCTTCAGATTCTAATTCAAAAGTCGAGAAAGAGGGCTTATATGGTTGGCTTAAAGAACTTAAGAAAGAAGCTGAAGAATCAAGGGATGAAGCAGATTCAGAGCTCTTGATGTGTCAAAAATTGGAAGCTGAAGCTGTAGAAGCCATCAGCAATGTAAGCTATTTCTGTTTTGAGCTTGAGTATGCACCATAAGAGTGGCCAGTTAAGTGCGTGAACATTTTTTTCATGCTTCACAATGCACTTAAAACTGATGTTAACAAAATGGAATTTTAATGATTCAGTCATGAAGGCATTTTCCTGTCTATTCTTGTTAACGTGTTCTACTTCAGGTCATCAACAACTTATCTCAGTACAGCTTTAACTGGTCTTCCGTACAATTTGTGTTGGTACAGCTTTAGCATTTTTCTTCTTGCTACAAGTTCTAGATACTATAGATGACAATATCTTGCAAAATTCTTTTCCAACTTGGTTAGGACTTGCAGTATTCACTTTTCCATCCTCCATCCGGGATTTGCATTACTCTATAAATACAGCCATGTTGCTATGGGGTCTCTATGAATTGTTGCAAGTGCAAACTCTATCCTTTCATTTAATGAATATCAATTCACTTGTTTGATGCACATAGTCTGAAATAGTTTGTACACACTTTTAACTGAAACTGATTGTTTATGTATTTTATGTCCATGTGTGAGATTCATGGCTAATTTGCTGTTATATAGGCCAAAGCTTTTGAATCTGCTTATGAACGGGAAGTCAAAATTAGGAAAGAAGCTGAAGAAGAGCTTAGAACTACAATACAGGAGCAAGAGAAGCTCTTAGAAGAAAGAGAGGTTTTAACTCGTGAGTTCCAAAAGGCCATGAGAAATATAGCCGTTCTAGATAGTCGTGCACAGGAAGCAAACTGCCGGTGTGAAGATGTTGCTGGAGAACTGAAGCTTATTCAATCTTCACTGGCAAGATTACAGCGGGAAAGGCAGAAAATTCAGCAACAGAAAATTGAAGCTGTGCAGTGGCTTGATCACTGGAAAAGTGGCTCACAAGTCAATGGTGAAAATATCAATGGTCTTGTACAATTTAGTGGAGAATCATTGGAATTGGCAGAATTTTCACTGTTGGATTTGCAGGCCGCAACATGCAATTTTTCAGAGAGTTTTAAGATTGGACGGGGAGGAAATGGTGCAGTGTACAAAGGGGAGATGTTGAACAGAACAGTCGCCATAAAGATGCTGCATCCGCATTCTATACAAAAGCAACCTGAATTTTGTCAAGAGGTTGATTACTCTATATGGGCATGTGCTTTTTTAGTTGTTTGTAAAACTTGTTTTCAACTTGTAACAACTTTTTAGTCCAATTTTCTTGCATAACTCAAATTCTCAAATGCTTGATTTGTCTCTATTGATGCTCAGGCTTTGTTTGAGCTTTGTGATTGTAGTGATGACTGACATAAGCTTTTCTTGTTGCAGGCTCAAATTCTTGGAAGAGTGCACCATCCTCATCTGGTGACATTAATTGGCGTATGTCCTGAAGCCTGGTCCCTTGTTTTTGACTACTTACCTGGTGGCAGCCTCCAAGATCGCCTCTTCCACGGAAGTAATGTTTGTCCCTTAGACTGGAAGACCCGAGTACGGATTATTTCTGAAATTGCTAGTGGCCTTCTGTTTTTGCACTCTTCTGGTCCTGAAGGAATAACTCATGGCGATTTGACACCTAATAATGTCCTACTAGACTCTGAGAACTGCTGCAAAGTTGGTGACTTTGGAATTTTCAGATTAGTACCAGAACAAACCCTTCGCTGCCCAAGTTTCCGTCGCATCACTGAGACAAGAGGTGCTTTTCCCTACACAGATCCAGAATTTCATAGGACTGGAATCCTGACACCTAAATCTGATGTTTTCTCATTCGGGCTGATCATACTTCAGTTACTCACTGGGAAACCTCCAGCTGGACTGGCCTGCGAAGTACGAAAAATGGTCTGCTGTGGAAAAATAACAGCAATCTTGGATTCATCTGCAGGGGAGTGGTCTACATTTGTTGCAAGGAGATTGGTGGAGTTGGGGTTGCAATGCTGTGAATTGAATGGAAGGGATAGGCCTTCCATCACGCCAACTCTGGTTAGGGAACTGGAGCATTTACATGTCTTGGAGGAGAGACTGGTGCCCTCTTTCTTCTTGTGCCCCATTCTTCAGGTCAGTAATGTCAAAATCTTCAATGGCTAGATGGCAATAGCTTGAGCTGTCCAGTTTTCTATTATCGTTTTCCTGAAACATAAGCTTACTCTTCATTCTCGACCATTAGCAATCGCAAGTTGAAACAAGATGCCATTCTGCTTGAAATTTAGTTATGTGCTAGACCTCTCTTGactaaaacaataaaaatgacaGCCTTGTTTTCTTGGAAGACTATGATTTCTGTAACCTCTACAGGTGTGATGATGAACcggtttcatttattttatgaTGACTAATACATCAGTTTCTACTAGCGCATGTAAGGTAACGTTTTACTGGGTAACTTTCAGGAGATAATGCATGACCCCCAGGTGGCAGCAGATGGATTCACCTATGAAGGAGAGGCCTTGCGTGGCTGGTTGGAAAATGGCCGTGAGACATCTCCCATGACCAATTTGAAATTAAGTCACTTGACTCTTACTCCTAATCATGCACTGCGGCTTGCCATTCAGGAGTGGCTCTGCAAATCTTAAGGTTCTGAAATTTATGTGACATTTATATTCTTGTACATGTATAGAAGCGTATATCTAGATCTAGCTTGATGTTTGAGTAGAGTACATAAATCATGTAATTAGCAGCAGTTTCCCTTTTTGTTTCCCTTTCATAGTTCGGAGTGTGACAGAATACATTCTGTTCAGGTTAGGCCAATCAGGGACAACTAGATAGGGAGCAACCTCTCATTGTTACACATTTCTTGTATAAAACAGCTGAATACAGTCAATTGAAAAAATCAGTCTCGCCAGGAACACGTACATATCTGCGATGTTAAGCTAGATATCCTCTGATTTTCTCTCAACTTGCtcaaaaagatggaaaaaaaaaagacaaatatCAGAAGGAATACGAGgcaaataaacaaaacaagcaattaGTGTGCCGGGATTCACACCAGAAAAGTGAACTAGTTGGTGGCATAGTTCGTGTCTGCCTAACCAAGCACGACCAACATAGATAATAAACAATCTCACAATGACTGACTGCTATAGAGCAGGCTGGAAGAAGAAATCAGATCCTCTAAGAACAAGCATTGGCTTGTTCCCATCCATAAAAATATACATGATAGAGAAACATAACCTTAGAAACCACGAGGGATGGTTTTAACAGAAGCTACTTGCATCAACTTTACTTCAATCTTCAAAATGCCCGCAGGACTTGATCTCTTGAAGGAAGCAGGGAGACAGCATGTCGGAGCTGGTTGAGGTTAAAGGGATGATCATCTTCCATGGAGATGTTCATCCTGGAATCAGCTTCTTGATTACTCAAAAGAGCATTTGACTCTTCTGCTGTATCCCAATCGTCCAAGTCCTCTGCATATACTTTCTGTTTTGGGGCCGTATTTTCTTTGAAACTTGTTCGTGCACTATCCTTCTCAAGCATCCTTTGATTATCAGAATTTTTCCAGGCGGttgaattttctagttttgtATTCAATGCCAAGTTTGAATTATCGCTGTTGGCCTGCTttgaattttccagctttccATTGGTAAAATACTGATCATCAAACAACGAAATGCCATTTTCCTTATTTCCATGTTCATTAAACTGAGAATTGCATTTCTCAAATGATTTCAGAGATGATTCCTGCGGAACTTCTTGGTCCGAAGAACGCCTATTGCAGAAGCTGCCAAACCCTTCAATTCCTTTAGTTACTGTCCGAGCCTTGTTTCTCTCTTCTTTCAGAAATGATCTATCATCAAGCAGCTTCAATATCCTCTCAGATTTCTTTTTAACATTCAGGCCCCAGTTGAATCTGTTTCGTAAGCGCAGGATTTGTGAGAATCTACCTTAAATTAAGATagagaaacaaaattttttggaaaagaacttgaaaaaaatgaacttaGTACCCTTTCTCATCAACATACAGAAAGCTTCCAGTTTCTTCAACAACATCTCTGTCGTTCTGAAACTCCTCCGATACCCTCTCAGGCCCATGAGTTAACAAGTGTTCTAGCACAATTAAAGCTTGGTATGAAGCCCTCCAATTTCTTCTATCAAAACTCACTAATCTGAACCACAGAAATATGGAACAAACAGAATCACAGCAAGTGTAAGGCACACATCAAGCCATCAATAGTTGATATAAAATACTAGTACTATTTTATGAATCACAGGCTAAATAATCCAAGAAACCTCTTATGCAGGATCTCCACAATTCTCCAATAATCGTCTACTTCAAAAGCAGCCCTTGATATCAATTTAAGAGTACAAGTGTCTGGAGCTCCTGGATTTCCATTTGTAGCTTCCTCTACCAATCTTTTAAAGAGGAAAAGAATCAAAAAAACTCTCAAAgtacttgaaagttgaaaagGCAAATATGCCTCTCAATAGTTACATATCAGACCCAGATCGTACAACAAAGTGCATCAAAAAGTAGGAAGCTTACAGTTGAGCCGGTGTAACATCAGTCAGGGCCAATCTGGCAGTCTTGATCTTCTCCTTGAGGAAAAAAGACGCCTGTTTCTTGAATTCATTAAAAAAGGGTGACCCCATATTC
Above is a genomic segment from Coffea eugenioides isolate CCC68of chromosome 5, Ceug_1.0, whole genome shotgun sequence containing:
- the LOC113771916 gene encoding U-box domain-containing protein 33-like, which gives rise to MECQGGHGRLLFMAYLKTMGKLPASQANPEVVTAFRNEEWETTGKLLQNYFKICSTSKVKASTVTSEADQVQLEIVNLVSRHDIKKLVIGAIPDCSKLKKCSSKASYAAKMAPPFCKIWFVNKGKLVWTRQDSQSSSSFALTSQQELAAASNLRSQSAPSSKSNDNYHPECIRSRSAQYPACSGTRNCFQKEGAKVEPSSLTLPTRCYPSTFQFFSPATLSSSSGYASSAVSRVSSDSNSKVEKEGLYGWLKELKKEAEESRDEADSELLMCQKLEAEAVEAISNAKAFESAYEREVKIRKEAEEELRTTIQEQEKLLEEREVLTREFQKAMRNIAVLDSRAQEANCRCEDVAGELKLIQSSLARLQRERQKIQQQKIEAVQWLDHWKSGSQVNGENINGLVQFSGESLELAEFSLLDLQAATCNFSESFKIGRGGNGAVYKGEMLNRTVAIKMLHPHSIQKQPEFCQEAQILGRVHHPHLVTLIGVCPEAWSLVFDYLPGGSLQDRLFHGSNVCPLDWKTRVRIISEIASGLLFLHSSGPEGITHGDLTPNNVLLDSENCCKVGDFGIFRLVPEQTLRCPSFRRITETRGAFPYTDPEFHRTGILTPKSDVFSFGLIILQLLTGKPPAGLACEVRKMVCCGKITAILDSSAGEWSTFVARRLVELGLQCCELNGRDRPSITPTLVRELEHLHVLEERLVPSFFLCPILQEIMHDPQVAADGFTYEGEALRGWLENGRETSPMTNLKLSHLTLTPNHALRLAIQEWLCKS
- the LOC113772136 gene encoding epsin-3-like isoform X1, encoding MSSILGSNGGNMGSPFFNEFKKQASFFLKEKIKTARLALTDVTPAQLLVEEATNGNPGAPDTCTLKLISRAAFEVDDYWRIVEILHKRLVSFDRRNWRASYQALIVLEHLLTHGPERVSEEFQNDRDVVEETGSFLYVDEKGFNWGLNVKKKSERILKLLDDRSFLKEERNKARTVTKGIEGFGSFCNRRSSDQEVPQESSLKSFEKCNSQFNEHGNKENGISLFDDQYFTNGKLENSKQANSDNSNLALNTKLENSTAWKNSDNQRMLEKDSARTSFKENTAPKQKVYAEDLDDWDTAEESNALLSNQEADSRMNISMEDDHPFNLNQLRHAVSLLPSRDQVLRAF
- the LOC113772136 gene encoding epsin-3-like isoform X2 — its product is MGSPFFNEFKKQASFFLKEKIKTARLALTDVTPAQLLVEEATNGNPGAPDTCTLKLISRAAFEVDDYWRIVEILHKRLVSFDRRNWRASYQALIVLEHLLTHGPERVSEEFQNDRDVVEETGSFLYVDEKGFNWGLNVKKKSERILKLLDDRSFLKEERNKARTVTKGIEGFGSFCNRRSSDQEVPQESSLKSFEKCNSQFNEHGNKENGISLFDDQYFTNGKLENSKQANSDNSNLALNTKLENSTAWKNSDNQRMLEKDSARTSFKENTAPKQKVYAEDLDDWDTAEESNALLSNQEADSRMNISMEDDHPFNLNQLRHAVSLLPSRDQVLRAF